A genomic stretch from Poecile atricapillus isolate bPoeAtr1 chromosome 10, bPoeAtr1.hap1, whole genome shotgun sequence includes:
- the CBFB gene encoding core-binding factor subunit beta isoform X2, with the protein MPRVVPDQRSKFENEEFFRKLSRECEIKYTGFRDRPHEERQARFQNACRDGRSEIAFVATGTNLSLQFFPASWQGEQRQTPTREYVDFEREGGKVYLKAPMILNGVCVIWKGWIDLQRLDGMGCLEFDEERAQQEDALAQQAFEEARRRTREFEDRDRSHREEMEVRVSQLLSVTGKKTARP; encoded by the exons ATGCCGCGGGTTGTTCCCGACCAGCGGAGCAAGTTCGAGAACGAGGAGTTCTTCAGGAAGCTGAGCCGCGAGTGCGag ATTAAATACACCGGCTTCAGGGACCGGCCGCACGAGGAGAGGCAGGCCCGCTTCCAGAACGCCTGCCGCGACGGCCGCTCCGAGATC GCTTTTGTGGCCACAGGAACCAATCTGTCTCTCCAGTTTTTTCCGGCCAGCTGGCAGGGGGAGCAGCGACAGACACCGACCCGGGAATATGTCGACTTTGAAAGAGAAGGAGGCAAG GTGTACTTGAAGGCACCTATGATTCTCAATGGTGTCTGTGTAATCTGGAAAGGCTGGATAGATCTACAGAGACTGGATGGTATGGGCTGCCTGGAATTTGATGAAGAGCGAGCGCAG CAGGAGGATGCATTGGCACAACAAGCCTTTGAAGAGGCTCGACGAAGAACTCGTGAATTCGAGGATAGAGACCGGTCTCATCGGGAGGAAATGGAGGTGAGGGTTTCACAGCTGCTGTCAGTAACTG